In a single window of the Raphanus sativus cultivar WK10039 chromosome 9, ASM80110v3, whole genome shotgun sequence genome:
- the LOC108826642 gene encoding protection of telomeres protein 1a isoform X2, giving the protein METESQFKPVKLKDATNLINQQVNLLGIVIELRQPKQCSNKNWVCTLHIIDDSYPRPGLTVNVFSNNREELPKHYGMMILLLNVKMQSFDGGRRVNAACKQRSSSFALFQRRSGDGDFVCWQSSSNFDGEERYESSIIELGKVFALTGIFDQASQISPYKPEPAQPPPVFSFLREINDGNRFNLVCKVLHVDEDTNTIFVWDGTDAPPASIGFEDKPVSNLSVHTLLSRDILRSFPTVGTILRVSLSNHHLFHGVVKPGDWVKLCLLLLCVVDKGSWIGKVTGSTTVVTLAQDDHLVEKIMRIYEKRITSKMGHIPFWSFPSPPGLTGTDADQVPFVTLMDIITFPKFITGYIQIQMHCSSGVCISFASRGREWSLPSSVDPGGSNSSFRGFLMRRRSRAFLGRRVTTEHRDVEEEVESVAWNNKGKLSIFGYKTSTVDRVLYLLLLYQ; this is encoded by the exons ATGGAGACAGAAAGTCAGTTCAAGCCGGTGAAACTAAAAGACGCCACTAACCTAATCAACCAACAAGTTAATCTCCTTGGCATCGTTATCGAACTAAGACAACCCAAGCAATGCAGcaacaaaa ATTGGGTTTGTACGCTTCATATAATCGACGATTCCTACCCAAGACCAGGTCTTACAGTTAATGTATTTAGTAATAATCGTGAAGAACTTCCGAAACACTATGGCATGATGATTCTCTTATTAAACGTCAAG ATGCAATCTTTTGATGGTGGGAGAAGAGTAAACGCTGCCTGTAAACAAAGGTCTTCCTCCTTTGCCTTGTTTCAAAGACGAAGTGGAGATGGTGATTTTGTATGTTGGCAATCCTCCTCGAATTTTGACGGTGAAGAGAGATACGAGAGTTCTATAATCGAGCTAGGCAAAGTGTTTGCTCTTACTGGCATCTTTGATCAAG CTTCACAGATTTCACCTTACAAGCCAGAACCAGCTCAACCTCCTCCGGTGTTTTCGTTTTTGAGAGAGATCAATGATGGAAACCGCTTCAATCTAGTGTGCAAG GTCCTCCATGTCGATGAAGACACGAACACCATTTTCGTCTGGGATGGAACTGATGCGCCCCCTGCTTCTAT TGGGTTTGAAGACAAGCCGGTTAGCAATCTCTCAGTTCATACTCTTCTCTCAAGAGATATATTGCGAAGCTTTCCCACCGTTGGAACCATACTGAGAGTCTCTCTAAGTAATCATCATCTGTTTCATGGTGTTGTTAAACCTGGTGACTGGGTGAAACTCTGCCTGCTACTACTTTGTGTAGTTGATAAGGGATCTTGGATAGGTAAAGTTACCGGCTCTACAACGGTTGTTACTCTAGCACAGGATGATCATTTAGTAGAAAAGATTATGAGGATTTATGAGAAGAGAATCACATCAAAGATGGGACATATTCCGTTTTGGAGTTTTCCATCTCCTCCAGGATTAACAG gAACAGATGCCGATCAAGTCCCATTTGTTACACTCATGGACATTATAACTTTCCCCAAG tttattacAGGTTACATACAAATACAGATGCATTGTTCGAGTGGTGTTTGCATTTCCTTCGCAAGTAGAGGACGAGAATGGTCATTACCGAGTTCTGTTGACCCTGGAGGATCCAACAGCAGCTTTAGAGGCTTTCTTATGCGACGAAGAAGCA GAGCATTTTTGGGGCGTAGGGTTACAACAGAACACAGAGATGTTGAGGAAGAAGTGGAATCAGTTGCTTGGAATAACAAGGGAAAGCTCAGCATCTTTGGCTACAAGACATCCACCGTGGATAGAGTGCTGTATCTTCTCCTATTATACCAGTAA
- the LOC108826637 gene encoding LOW QUALITY PROTEIN: myosin-6-like (The sequence of the model RefSeq protein was modified relative to this genomic sequence to represent the inferred CDS: deleted 1 base in 1 codon): MAGNFSPSVGSCVWVEDRDEAWIDGEVVEVNGEVIKVLSTSGKHVVAKASAVYPKDTEAPASGVDDMTRLAYLHEPGVLQNLHSRYDINEIYTYTGSILIAVNPFRRLPHLYSSHMMAQYKGAALGELSPHPFAVADAAYRQMINDGVSQSILVSGESGAGKTESTKLLMRYLAYMGGRAASEGRSVEQKVLESNPVLEAFGNAKTVRNNNSSRFGKFVEIQFDEKGRISGAAIRTYLLERSRVCQVSDPERNYHCFYMLCAAPKEDVQRYKLGEPKAYHYLNQSKCLEVDSINDAEEYHATRRAMEVVGISTEEQDAIFSVVAAILHLGNVEFAKGAETDSSVPKDEKSLFHLKTAAELLSCDEKALEDSLCKRIMVTRDETITKTLDPEAATLSRDALAKVMYSRLFDWLVDKINNSIGQDPHSKYLIGVLDIYGFESFKTNSFEQFCINLTNEKLQQHFNQHVFKMEQEEYKKEEINWSYIEFVDNQDILDLIEKKPGGIIALLDEACMFPRSTHETFAQKLYQTFKNHKRFTKPKLARSDFTICHYAGDVTYQTELFLDKNKDYVIAEHQALLNSSSCSFVASLFPPMTDDFNKSKFSSIGTRFKQQLVSLLEILNTTEPHYIRCIKPNNLLKPGIFENENILQQLRCGGVMEAIRISCAGYPTRKHFDEFLNRFGILAPEVLVKNSDDPAACKKLLEKVGLEGYQIGKTKVFLRAGQMADLDTRRTEVLGRSASIIQRKVRSYLAKKSFILLRNSAKQIQSVCRGYLARNVYEGMRREAAALTIQRDLRMFLARKAYTELFSASVSVQAGMRGMVARNELCFRRQTKAAIVIQTWCRGYLARLHYRKLKKAAITTQCAWRSKVARGELRKLKMAARETGALQEAKNKLEKQVEELTWRLQLEKRIRTDLEEAKKQESAKAQSSLEELELRCKETEALLIKEREAAKKVTEIAPIIKEVPVVNQELMEKITNENEKLKGMVSSLEMKIDETEKKLQETTKISEDRLKKALDAESKLVKLKTAMQRLEEKILDMEAEKDIMRLHQQTISSTPVRTTTLGHPPTAPIKNLENGHQINLESEFNEAEFTTPVAGNAEKSAAERQIMNADALIDCVKDNIGFSNGKPVAAFTIYKCLLYWKCFESEKTNLFDRLIQMIGSAIENEDDNSHLAYWLTSTSALLFLLQKSLKTGGSGATQSKKPPAATSLFGRMAMSFRSSPASGNLAAAAEAAANAVIRPVEAKYPALLFKQQLAAYVEKMFGMVRDNLKKELSTLLSLCIQAPRTSKGGMLRSGRSFGKDSPATHWQSIIDCLNSLLVTLKENHVPLVLIQKIYSQTFSFINVQLFNSLLLRKECCTFSNGEFVKAGLAELELWCCQAKEYAGPSWEELKQIRQAVGFLVIHQKYRISFDDIAHDLCPGLSVQQLYRICTLYWDDSYNTRSVSQEVISSMRALMTEESNDADSDSFLLDDDSSIPFSIDDISSSMQEKDFVGIKPAEELLEILLLYSCTKKFLKV; this comes from the exons ATG GCTGGTAACTTCAGTCCTTCAGTTGGGTCTTGTGTGTGGGTGGAGGACCGTGACGAAGCATGGATCGATGGTGAAGTTGTAGAGGTTAATGGTGAAGTTATCAAAGTCCTATCCACTTCAGGGAAACAT gTTGTTGCAAAAGCATCTGctgtttatccaaaagataccGAAGCGCCAGCATCTGGAGTTGATGACATGACAAGACTTGCTTATTTGCATGAGCCTGGAGTTCTACAGAATTTGCATTCAAGATATGATATTAATGAGATTTAT acTTATACAGGAAGCATACTGATTGCTGTTAATCCGTTTAGAAGGCTTCCGCATCTTTATAGTAGCCATATGATGGCGCAGTATAAAGGAGCTGCCTTAGGGGAGCTAAGTCCACATCCATTCGCCGTTGCGGATGCTGCATATAG GCAGATGATTAATGACGGAGTAAGTCAATCTATTCTGGTTAGTGGAGAAAGTGGCGCTGGTAAAACTGAAAGCACAAAGTTGCTGATGAGATATCTTGCTTACATGGGAGGGAGAGCTGCTTCTGAGGGAAGAAGTGTTGAACAAAAAGTGTTGGAG TCAAATCCTGTGTTAGAAGCATTCGGAAATGCAAAGACTGTCAGGAACAATAATTCCAG TCGTTTTGGTAAGTTCGTGGAGATTCAATTTGACGAAAAGGGAAGGATATCAGGAGCTGCCATAAGAACTTATTTGCTAGAAAGATCACGTGTTTGTCAGGTTTCTGACCCTGAAAGAAACTATCACTGTTTCTACATGCTTTGTGCTGCTCCAAAAGAA GATGTGCAGAGATACAAACTGGGTGAACCAAAGGCATACCATTATCTCAATCAATCTAAATGTCTAGAGGTGGATAGCATAAATGATGCTGAGGAGTACCATGCTACAAGACGTGCTATGGAGGTCGTCGGGATCAGTACTGAAGAGCAG GATGCGATTTTCAGCGTTGTAGCTGCCATTCTCCATCTCGGGAATGTTGAGTTTGCTAAAGGAGCAGAGACTGATTCATCGGTTCCTAAAGATGAAAAATCATTGTTTCATCTGAAAACTGCAGCTGAGCTTCTCAG CTGCGATGAAAAGGCACTTGAGGATTCACTatgcaagcgtatcatggtaaCTCGTGATGAAACCATCACAAAAACTCTTGATCCAGAAGCTGCTACTCTTAGTAGAGATGCTTTGGCTAAAGTCATGTACTCACGGTTGTTTGACTG GCTTGTTGACAAGATTAATAATTCAATTGGTCAAGATCCTCACTCGAAGTACTTGATTGGTGTTCTTGATATTTATGGATTTGAGAGTTTCAAGACAAACAG TTTTGAGCAATTTTGTATCAATCTGACCAATGAAAAACTCCAGCAGCACTTTAATCAG CATGTCTTTAAAATGGAGCAAGAGGAGTATAAGAAGGAGGAGATCAACTGGAGCTATATAGAGTTCGTTGACAATCAAGATATCTTAGACCTAATAGAAAAG AAACCCGGAGGTATTATTGCACTGCTAGATGAGGCTTG CATGTTTCCAAGGTCAACACATGAAACTTTTGCACAGAAGCTATACCAGACATTCAAAAACCACAAACGCTTTACCAAACCGAAATTAGCTCGCAGCGACTTCACAATCTGTCATTACGCTGGTGAT GTCACTTATCAGACAGAACTTTTCCTGGACAAGAACAAAGATTACGTTATAGCTGAGCATCAAGCACTGTTAAATTCTTCAAGTTGTTCCTTTGTAGCAAGTTTGTTCCCACCAATGACTGACGATTTCAATAAGTCAAAATTCTCATCTATAGGTACCCGTTTCAAG CAACAATTGGTATCGTTGCTTGAGATTCTCAATACCACGGAGCCACACTATATTCGCTGTATCAAACCAAATAACCTACTCAAGCCTGGAATCTTTGAGAACGAAAACATTTTACAGCAATTACGTTGTGGG GGAGTGATGGAGGCAATCAGGATAAGTTGTGCTGGCTATCCTACCAGGAAACATTTCGATGAATTCTTGAACAGATTTGGTATTCTTGCTCCAGAAGTGTTGGTCAAGAA CTCTGATGACCCTGCTGCTTGCAAGAAGCTTCTGGAGAAAGTTGGACTCGAAGGTTATCAG ATTGGCAAGACAAAGGTGTTTCTGAGGGCTGGACAAATGGCAGACTTGGATACCAGAAGGACTGAGGTCTTGGGAAGATCAGCAAGCATTATCCAGAGAAAAGTCCGGTCTTATCTTGCTAAAAAGAGTTTCATCCTTCTTCGTAATTCTGCTAAGCAGATTCAGTCAGTTTGCAGAG GGTATCTTGCTAGAAATGTATATGAAGGCATGCGCAGGGAAGCTGCTGCTTTAACGATACAGAGAGACCTGCGTATGTTTCTGGCTAGGAAGGCTTATACAGAACTATTTTCTGCTTCTGTTTCGGTCCAAGCTGGTATGCGTGGTATGGTTGCCCGCAACGAACTGTGTTTCAGAAGGCAGACGAAAGCAGCAATAGTAATTCAG ACTTGGTGCCGTGGATACTTGGCCCGGCTGCATTACAGAAAACTAAAGAAAGCAGCTATCACGACACAATGTGCATGGAGGTCAAAGGTTGCTCGTGGGGAACTTCGGAAGCTTAAGATG GCTGCTCGAGAAACTGGAGCACTTCAAGAAGCCAAGAACAAGCTAGAGAAGCAAGTTGAAGAGCTGACTTGGAGACTGCAGTTAGAAAAACGGATAAGA ACTGACCTGGAAGAGGCCAAGAAACAAGAAAGTGCAAAAGCGCAGTCTTCTTTGGAGGAACTGGAACTTAGATGCAAAGAAACTGAGGCATTGCTTATTAAAGAGCGTGAAGCTGCCAAGAAAGTTACCGAGATTGCCCCCATTATTAAAGAGGTTCCTGTGGTTAATCAGGAGTTAATGGAAAAAATcacaaatgaaaatgaaaagcTAAAG GGGATGGTGAGTTCACTGGAAATGAAAATCGATGAGACAGAGAAAAAACTTCAAGAGACAACCAAGATTAGTGAGGATAGACTTAAGAAAGCATTGGATGCTGAATCCAAACTAGTGAAGTTGAAAACCGCAATGCAAAG GCTTGAAGAGAAAATCTTAGACATGGAAGCTGAGAAAGACATTATGCGTCTGCATCAGCAAACTATCTCAAGCACTCCTGTGAGGACTACTACTCTAGGACATCCTCCAACAGCACCTATTAAG AATCTGGAAAATGGCCACCAAATAAACTTGGAAAGCGAGTTCAAT GAAGCTGAGTTTACAACACCAGTTGCTGGCAACGCTGAGAAATCTGCTGCAGAACGTCAGATT ATGAATGCAGATGCTCTCATTGACTGTGTAAAAGACAACATCGGTTTCAGCAATGGGAAACCTGTGGCTGCATTTACGATATACAAATGTCTTCTTTACTGGAAGTGTTTCGAATCTGAGAAGACCAATCTGTTTGATCGTCTGATTCAGATGATTGGTTCTGCCATTGAG AATGAAGATGACAATAGTCACTTGGCGTATTGGTTGACAAGCACATCGGCGCTATTATTTTTGCTTCAAAAAAGTCTTAAAACCGGTGGCAGTGGAGCAACACAAAGCAAGAAGCCACCTGCTGCGACTTCTTTGTTTGGAAGGATGGCTATG AGCTTCCGCTCATCACCAGCTTCAGGCAACCTAGCAGCAGCAGCTGAAGCCGCTGCTAACGCAGTGATCCGTCCCGTGGAGGCGAAGTACCCGGCTCTCCTTTTCAAGCAACAGCTTGCAGCTTATGTTGAGAAAATGTTTGGGATGGTTAGAGATAACTTGAAGAAAGAGTTATCCACTTTACTCTCTCTATGCATTCAG GCGCCGAGAACTTCTAAAGGAGGGATGCTAAGATCTGGTAGATCCTTTGGAAAAGATTCTCCTGCAACTCACTGGCAAAGCATTATCGACTGTCTCAATTCGCTTCTTGTCACATTGAAAGAAAATCAT GTTCCTTTAGTACTCATCCAGAAGATATACTCTCAAACTTTCTCTTTCATCAACGTACAACTTTTCAACAG TCTTCTTCTGCGGAAAGAGTGCTGTACATTCAGCAATGGAGAGTTTGTCAAAGCCGGGCTTGCTGAGCTAGAGTTATGGTGTTGCCAAGCCAAAGAA TATGCTGGACCGTCTTGGGAAGAACTGAAACAAATCAGACAAGCCGTTGGGTTCCTG GTTATACACCAAAAGTACAGAATCTCTTTTGATGATATAGCACACGATCTTTGCCCG GGACTCAGTGTCCAGCAGCTTTACCGTATTTGCACATTATACTGGGACGACAGCTATAACACCAGAAGCGTCTCACAAGAA GTTATATCGAGCATGCGGGCACTCATGACAGAAGAATCCAATGATGCAGACAGTGATTCCTTCTTGTTAGATGATGATTCCAG cATTCCTTTCTCAATCGATGATATTTCAAGTTCGATGCAAGAGAAGGACTTTGTAGGAATCAAACCAGCAGAAGAGCTTCTTGAA ATCCTGCTTTTGTATTCTTGCACTAAGAAGTTCCTCAAAGTTTGA
- the LOC108826642 gene encoding protection of telomeres protein 1a isoform X1, producing the protein METESQFKPVKLKDATNLINQQVNLLGIVIELRQPKQCSNKNWVCTLHIIDDSYPRPGLTVNVFSNNREELPKHYGMMILLLNVKMQSFDGGRRVNAACKQRSSSFALFQRRSGDGDFVCWQSSSNFDGEERYESSIIELGKVFALTGIFDQASQISPYKPEPAQPPPVFSFLREINDGNRFNLVCKVLHVDEDTNTIFVWDGTDAPPASIGFEDKPVSNLSVHTLLSRDILRSFPTVGTILRVSLSNHHLFHGVVKPGDWVKLCLLLLCVVDKGSWIGKVTGSTTVVTLAQDDHLVEKIMRIYEKRITSKMGHIPFWSFPSPPGLTGTDADQVPFVTLMDIITFPKVTYKYRCIVRVVFAFPSQVEDENGHYRVLLTLEDPTAALEAFLCDEEAEHFWGVGLQQNTEMLRKKWNQLLGITRESSASLATRHPPWIECCIFSYYTSKADPWRTRSYKVFGTNLLD; encoded by the exons ATGGAGACAGAAAGTCAGTTCAAGCCGGTGAAACTAAAAGACGCCACTAACCTAATCAACCAACAAGTTAATCTCCTTGGCATCGTTATCGAACTAAGACAACCCAAGCAATGCAGcaacaaaa ATTGGGTTTGTACGCTTCATATAATCGACGATTCCTACCCAAGACCAGGTCTTACAGTTAATGTATTTAGTAATAATCGTGAAGAACTTCCGAAACACTATGGCATGATGATTCTCTTATTAAACGTCAAG ATGCAATCTTTTGATGGTGGGAGAAGAGTAAACGCTGCCTGTAAACAAAGGTCTTCCTCCTTTGCCTTGTTTCAAAGACGAAGTGGAGATGGTGATTTTGTATGTTGGCAATCCTCCTCGAATTTTGACGGTGAAGAGAGATACGAGAGTTCTATAATCGAGCTAGGCAAAGTGTTTGCTCTTACTGGCATCTTTGATCAAG CTTCACAGATTTCACCTTACAAGCCAGAACCAGCTCAACCTCCTCCGGTGTTTTCGTTTTTGAGAGAGATCAATGATGGAAACCGCTTCAATCTAGTGTGCAAG GTCCTCCATGTCGATGAAGACACGAACACCATTTTCGTCTGGGATGGAACTGATGCGCCCCCTGCTTCTAT TGGGTTTGAAGACAAGCCGGTTAGCAATCTCTCAGTTCATACTCTTCTCTCAAGAGATATATTGCGAAGCTTTCCCACCGTTGGAACCATACTGAGAGTCTCTCTAAGTAATCATCATCTGTTTCATGGTGTTGTTAAACCTGGTGACTGGGTGAAACTCTGCCTGCTACTACTTTGTGTAGTTGATAAGGGATCTTGGATAGGTAAAGTTACCGGCTCTACAACGGTTGTTACTCTAGCACAGGATGATCATTTAGTAGAAAAGATTATGAGGATTTATGAGAAGAGAATCACATCAAAGATGGGACATATTCCGTTTTGGAGTTTTCCATCTCCTCCAGGATTAACAG gAACAGATGCCGATCAAGTCCCATTTGTTACACTCATGGACATTATAACTTTCCCCAAG GTTACATACAAATACAGATGCATTGTTCGAGTGGTGTTTGCATTTCCTTCGCAAGTAGAGGACGAGAATGGTCATTACCGAGTTCTGTTGACCCTGGAGGATCCAACAGCAGCTTTAGAGGCTTTCTTATGCGACGAAGAAGCA GAGCATTTTTGGGGCGTAGGGTTACAACAGAACACAGAGATGTTGAGGAAGAAGTGGAATCAGTTGCTTGGAATAACAAGGGAAAGCTCAGCATCTTTGGCTACAAGACATCCACCGTGGATAGAGTGCTGTATCTTCTCCTATTATACCAGTAAAGCTGACCCTTGGAGAACAAGATCATACAAAGTATTTGGCACTAACCTTCTTGATTAA